Proteins co-encoded in one Octopus bimaculoides isolate UCB-OBI-ISO-001 chromosome 7, ASM119413v2, whole genome shotgun sequence genomic window:
- the LOC106879965 gene encoding SCAN domain-containing protein 3-like — MPPVKKICRQYSSDYSSFEFIPSPQNCLLPMCLLCHQTLTNKAMNPSRLKYHFDAKHSDKKDKPLSHFLQLNSSFKKQTQTFNTLLQKTSKQENDELFASYNIALPVAKSEKSHTTGKTLLCLVIKEVLSTVMHEKPDNIMKIPISNNTISRHINEMVNDVKQQLINILQRSEFSIQVDESAVVDNQYQLIDEDLTTYRNYLQSLHNNMVERFQDVIALNIPNSYSNPSKVDAVDARTMFRMNG; from the exons ATGCCTCCGGTTAAGAAAATTTGTCGACAATACAGTAGTGATTATTCATCTTTTGAATTTATTCCCTCTCCTCAGAACTGTCTGTTACCAATGTGCCTTCTTTGCCATCAAACATTGACCAACAAAGCAATGAACCCTTCACGCttgaagtatcactttgatgcaaaGCATTCTGACAAGAAGGACAAGCCGTTATCACACTTTTTGCAACTGAACTCCTCTTtcaaaaagcaaacacaaacattcaacACACTACTCCAGAAAACTAGTAAACAGGAGAATGATGAGTTGTTTGCATCGTACAACATTGCATTGCCTGTTGCTAAGTCTGAGAAGTCTCACACAACTGGAAAAACATTACTTTGCCTGGTTATTAAAGAGGTTTTGTCAACTGTTATGCATGAAAAACCCGATAACATTATGAAAATCCCAATTAGTAATAACACGATTTCTCGACACATCAACGAAATGGTCAACGATGTCAAACAGCAGCTCATTAATATTCTCCAGCgttctgaattttctatacaagtggATGAGTCAGCTGTTGTAgacaatcaat ATCAATTGATTGATGAGGATTTAACTACATATCGCaactatttacaatcattgcacAATAACATGGTGGAgcgatttcaagatgttattgcgCTGAATATTCCAAACTCTTATAGCAATCCGTCTAAGGTCGATGCAGTTGATGCGAGGACAATGTTCAGGATGAATggatag